From a region of the Candidatus Brocadia sp. genome:
- a CDS encoding ABC transporter ATP-binding protein, whose product MNRDHCIALQDVSVGYRGHPILMDINFSLKAGEFTVMFGPNGCGKTTLFKTVLQIIPPIHGTITYGDTHYPRFGYVPQRQILDEIYPFTAEEVVLMGTFGQVKPFCPTTKTGRAWVAQCLEDVGMLDLRKRLFSELSGGQKQRILIARALATKPDILLLDEPITGVDIIAQRKIMELIILLHKKHELTIVMVTHEIHSIPKWIDNLIWINDSKVLIGNSLELLAPLLAEETSFQGTLWH is encoded by the coding sequence ATGAATAGAGACCATTGTATCGCCTTACAGGACGTTTCTGTTGGTTATCGCGGGCATCCTATTCTTATGGATATTAATTTTTCCTTAAAGGCAGGGGAATTTACCGTCATGTTTGGACCAAACGGCTGCGGTAAAACCACCTTGTTTAAAACCGTTCTCCAAATTATCCCGCCGATTCACGGTACGATTACCTACGGCGATACCCATTATCCCAGGTTTGGTTATGTGCCTCAACGCCAGATATTGGATGAAATATATCCATTTACTGCAGAAGAGGTGGTTCTCATGGGCACCTTTGGGCAGGTAAAACCGTTTTGTCCCACGACAAAAACAGGCCGCGCCTGGGTAGCGCAGTGCCTGGAAGATGTTGGCATGCTGGATCTGAGAAAACGCCTGTTTTCGGAATTGTCCGGCGGGCAGAAACAGCGTATCCTGATAGCGCGGGCGCTGGCGACAAAACCGGATATTCTCCTGCTGGATGAACCGATCACCGGAGTCGATATTATTGCGCAGAGAAAGATCATGGAGCTTATTATTTTGTTGCATAAAAAGCATGAATTGACGATTGTCATGGTTACTCATGAAATTCATAGCATTCCCAAATGGATCGATAATTTAATTTGGATTAATGACAGCAAGGTGCTGATTGGTAATTCCCTGGAGCTTCTTGCGCCTTTGTTAGCTGAAGAAACTTCATTCCAGGGGACTTTATGGCACTGA
- a CDS encoding diguanylate cyclase, translated as MKSTKIFQGRGIRIKLVLLVSLLTILPAGILAGLTIYFHQATPSFTRNTLLSLPAFTIPAMIIGWFLLRRLTSPLQKILSTVEKAVQGDRFHRIEIPSCGDAGKIDHASNTMIAELQGTIPLKDYSNIITQNMDDALVVTSPEFTIQMVNRSACELLGYNEHELIGKPMEILFSEEGDAPPPWFDLIVKNLIHKTEKTYVSKDGRKIPVLFSGTPIRGNMGDVQGIVCVALDITERKRIEAELKKAVSQRDANIKDLGYLMYFSTLMNEEVREDKLIHHMATALHEHFQPELLAVLTVDKVKKAFDATLISPPMPLHKLIRADVLADPPLCQVIRTGREIVVDNSAKDVPCNCIIHKMEGGGYACLPLITGGAISGMVIIGKKDTGYWYNEEIRKLLLVYVGLTASALQRVRLIDLTRRAAITDSLTGAYNRRFFDEMLKKQIALAKRRNESLGLVIADLDHFKNINDTYGHVVGDQALQQIASIMKNSIRSSDVLARYGGEEFVIIMPSSDITNTLKKAEGIRQHIESFQFKMNSHASPIKITISIGVAAFPDHGAEYETLIEAADLALYKAKKRGRNRVEAP; from the coding sequence GTGAAGAGTACAAAAATATTTCAGGGGAGAGGCATCAGGATAAAACTTGTTTTGCTCGTCTCTCTGCTCACGATTTTACCCGCAGGAATTCTTGCCGGCCTCACAATCTATTTTCATCAGGCGACGCCCTCTTTTACCCGCAACACCCTTCTCTCTCTGCCGGCATTCACCATCCCTGCGATGATTATCGGGTGGTTCCTCCTGCGCCGATTAACTTCACCCCTGCAGAAAATACTATCAACGGTTGAAAAGGCAGTACAAGGAGACCGTTTTCACCGTATTGAGATCCCCTCATGCGGCGATGCAGGAAAGATTGACCATGCCTCCAACACCATGATCGCAGAGTTGCAGGGGACGATTCCTTTAAAAGACTACTCAAACATCATTACCCAAAACATGGATGATGCGCTTGTGGTCACGTCTCCTGAATTTACTATCCAGATGGTTAACAGATCCGCCTGTGAACTCCTGGGGTACAACGAGCATGAACTTATTGGTAAGCCCATGGAAATACTCTTTTCAGAAGAAGGCGATGCTCCGCCACCGTGGTTCGATTTAATCGTAAAAAACCTTATCCATAAAACAGAAAAAACCTACGTTTCAAAAGATGGCAGAAAAATACCCGTGCTCTTTTCGGGCACTCCAATCCGGGGGAATATGGGGGACGTTCAGGGAATTGTCTGTGTGGCGCTCGATATCACCGAGCGGAAGCGAATCGAGGCGGAACTAAAAAAAGCCGTGTCGCAGCGCGATGCCAATATCAAAGACCTGGGATATCTTATGTATTTTTCTACCCTCATGAATGAAGAGGTGCGGGAGGATAAATTGATTCACCATATGGCAACTGCCCTGCATGAACACTTTCAGCCGGAACTGCTGGCAGTGTTAACTGTCGATAAGGTAAAAAAGGCATTCGATGCAACCCTCATCAGTCCGCCCATGCCTCTTCATAAACTTATCAGGGCTGACGTACTTGCAGACCCACCATTGTGCCAGGTAATAAGGACTGGCCGTGAAATTGTTGTGGACAATAGCGCAAAAGACGTCCCCTGCAACTGCATTATCCATAAAATGGAAGGAGGCGGATATGCATGCCTCCCTCTGATAACGGGTGGCGCCATTTCCGGAATGGTCATTATCGGAAAAAAAGACACCGGTTACTGGTATAACGAAGAGATACGCAAACTGCTCCTTGTCTATGTGGGGTTGACGGCATCCGCACTCCAGCGGGTCAGACTTATCGACCTGACCAGACGAGCTGCAATAACGGATTCACTTACCGGGGCGTATAACCGGAGATTTTTTGACGAAATGCTGAAAAAGCAAATCGCGCTGGCAAAGCGGCGGAACGAATCACTTGGCCTTGTCATTGCTGATCTGGATCACTTTAAAAACATCAATGACACGTACGGGCACGTCGTAGGCGACCAGGCATTGCAACAGATAGCTTCCATTATGAAAAATTCCATACGGTCGTCAGACGTTCTGGCGCGATACGGCGGCGAGGAATTTGTTATAATCATGCCTTCAAGCGATATCACGAATACCCTCAAAAAGGCAGAAGGTATCCGCCAGCACATCGAATCGTTTCAATTTAAAATGAACTCCCATGCGTCGCCCATCAAAATAACCATAAGCATCGGAGTAGCCGCATTCCCGGATCATGGCGCTGAATACGAAACCCTCATAGAGGCTGCTGATCTTGCCCTGTATAAAGCTAAAAAAAGAGGACGAAACCGGGTTGAGGCGCCATAA
- a CDS encoding metal ABC transporter substrate-binding protein translates to MKMRYHILFNLLLVIIWTSAAHAKLKIVATTSDLGAIAREIGKDKVEVTSIAKPTEDPHFVDAKPGFIVKLNKADMLIDGGLHLEIGWLPPLVTGARNQRILPGNPGYCVASAGISVLDAPVALDRSMGDVHPLGNPHFMLDPSNGKIVATHICDRLCQIDDTNCGYYKSNLNDFVKRLDAKLPEWQKMLEPFQGTKIVTYHKTFPYFAKRFRLDVVGTLEPKPGIPPSPTHISHLIPLIKDEGVKLIMIEQFRERKIPEFVANQTGAKVVVVPIMVGGLKETDDYLTLFDYTIKEIASALKTKP, encoded by the coding sequence ATGAAGATGCGATATCATATTTTATTTAACCTGTTATTGGTAATAATCTGGACGTCTGCCGCCCATGCGAAACTCAAAATTGTTGCAACGACGTCCGATCTGGGTGCCATCGCCAGGGAAATTGGTAAGGACAAAGTGGAAGTAACCAGCATTGCAAAACCCACGGAAGATCCCCACTTTGTAGATGCAAAACCTGGCTTTATTGTTAAGTTGAATAAGGCAGACATGCTTATTGACGGTGGGTTGCATCTGGAAATTGGATGGTTGCCTCCATTAGTTACAGGAGCAAGAAATCAACGAATACTTCCCGGTAATCCCGGGTATTGCGTCGCCTCAGCGGGAATCTCTGTCTTAGATGCGCCTGTCGCACTAGACCGTTCCATGGGCGACGTTCATCCCCTTGGTAATCCGCATTTCATGCTTGACCCATCAAATGGAAAGATTGTTGCAACTCATATCTGTGATCGATTATGTCAAATTGATGACACAAACTGTGGGTACTACAAAAGCAACTTAAACGATTTTGTAAAGAGACTGGATGCGAAATTACCTGAATGGCAAAAAATGTTGGAACCGTTTCAGGGTACGAAGATTGTCACGTATCATAAAACATTCCCTTACTTTGCAAAACGGTTTCGGCTGGATGTGGTGGGTACCCTTGAGCCAAAACCAGGGATTCCGCCGTCTCCGACCCACATTAGTCACCTTATTCCCTTGATAAAGGATGAAGGAGTAAAACTGATTATGATTGAGCAGTTCCGGGAACGCAAGATACCAGAATTTGTCGCAAATCAAACCGGCGCCAAGGTTGTTGTCGTGCCAATTATGGTAGGCGGATTGAAAGAAACAGATGACTATTTGACCCTTTTTGATTATACTATTAAGGAAATCGCATCTGCCCTGAAAACAAAACCCTAG
- the gcvPB gene encoding aminomethyl-transferring glycine dehydrogenase subunit GcvPB has product MDQSEPLIFEKSSPGRRCFIPPVSDVPEIPITNQLPQKMLRKQEVNLPEVSEIDVVRHFTRLSQKNFCVDTNFYPLGSCTMKYNPKINEDAARLEGFTKLHPYQPTEQCQGILELLYALEQMLITITGMDAFTLQPAAGAHGELTGMLIIRAYLEKQGEKRHKIIIPDSAHGTNPASAALCGYEVESIRSNTDGLIDVNKLKNAFNRDTAAVMITNPNTLGLFEKEILEICKIAHNAGGLVYCDGANMNALLGIARPGDMGIDILHLNLHKTFSTPHGGGGPGAGPIGVTEKLKPFLPVPRIESGKESTIVDRGKDTSATGSIPTTYVLNYQYPDSIGRVRAFYGHIGMMIRTYTYLLSLGKEGVGKVGEFSILNANYLRHKLIKYYDIPYGKTCMHEFVISAKKQRQQGASALDIAKRLLDCGFHSPTIYFPLIVEEALMIEPTETESPDTLDAFADVMIQIARDIEQRPGVVRDTPKNTPVGRPDEVKAAREPVLKWKNG; this is encoded by the coding sequence ATGGACCAGAGTGAACCGCTCATCTTTGAAAAATCGTCTCCCGGCAGACGCTGCTTTATCCCTCCCGTCTCTGACGTGCCGGAAATACCAATAACGAACCAGCTTCCCCAAAAGATGCTGCGGAAGCAGGAGGTAAACCTACCGGAAGTTTCAGAGATTGACGTTGTCCGGCATTTTACCAGACTCTCGCAGAAAAATTTCTGCGTTGACACCAATTTTTATCCCCTCGGTTCATGCACGATGAAATACAATCCCAAAATCAATGAAGATGCCGCACGCCTGGAGGGATTCACGAAATTACACCCCTATCAGCCCACCGAACAATGCCAGGGAATCCTGGAACTCCTTTACGCCCTGGAACAAATGCTGATAACTATTACCGGGATGGATGCCTTTACCTTACAACCTGCTGCGGGCGCCCACGGCGAATTAACCGGTATGCTGATCATCAGGGCATACCTGGAGAAACAGGGGGAAAAGAGACATAAGATCATTATCCCCGATTCCGCCCATGGCACAAATCCAGCATCAGCCGCGCTTTGTGGTTACGAGGTCGAATCCATTCGATCAAATACCGACGGTCTCATCGATGTAAATAAACTCAAGAATGCCTTTAACCGGGATACAGCAGCCGTCATGATCACCAATCCCAATACCCTCGGACTGTTTGAAAAAGAGATTCTGGAGATATGTAAAATCGCTCATAATGCCGGAGGGTTGGTTTATTGTGACGGCGCCAATATGAATGCCCTTTTGGGCATTGCCCGGCCTGGGGATATGGGTATTGATATCCTGCATCTGAATTTACACAAGACCTTTTCCACACCCCATGGTGGTGGCGGGCCAGGCGCAGGCCCTATTGGCGTCACGGAAAAATTGAAACCTTTTTTACCTGTCCCCCGGATTGAGTCAGGAAAGGAATCAACAATTGTGGACAGGGGAAAAGATACTTCTGCGACCGGATCCATACCGACAACCTATGTCTTAAATTACCAGTATCCTGATTCCATTGGAAGGGTGAGGGCGTTTTATGGTCATATCGGTATGATGATCAGGACATATACCTATCTCTTGTCCCTGGGTAAAGAAGGTGTTGGTAAGGTGGGCGAATTTTCCATTCTCAATGCCAACTACCTGCGTCATAAGCTTATCAAATATTATGACATCCCCTATGGAAAAACCTGTATGCATGAATTTGTCATTTCCGCGAAAAAACAGAGACAGCAAGGCGCTTCTGCGCTCGATATTGCAAAGAGACTTCTCGATTGCGGTTTCCACTCCCCCACGATTTATTTCCCCCTCATCGTCGAAGAGGCATTAATGATCGAGCCTACTGAGACGGAATCACCGGATACATTGGATGCCTTTGCTGACGTCATGATCCAGATAGCCAGAGACATAGAACAAAGGCCCGGTGTGGTGCGAGACACGCCGAAAAACACCCCTGTTGGCCGTCCCGATGAGGTAAAGGCGGCGCGGGAACCGGTATTGAAATGGAAAAACGGATAA
- a CDS encoding NAD(P)/FAD-dependent oxidoreductase: MSQKDTYQLVIVGGGTAGITVAAQLSRISNPQKIAIIEPSEKHYYQPIWTLVGAGVFPREASEKNTKDVIPPGVVWIKDRVVRFDPGNNYLTTETGKTIEYQYLIIAAGIQLDWDKIPGLKESIGNNGMCSNYSYHTVNSTWESIRNFKGGNAIFTQPNTPIKCGGAPQKICYLAEHYFRKSGVREKSSLTFALPQGVIFSVKKYANALVEVAKRKGIDVRYQHNLVELRPDKKEAVFKKTESGEDIVMKYDMIHVTPPMSAPDFLKKSPLAGENGWVDVHKDTLQHNRFKNIFAIGDCSSLPTSKTAAAIRKQAPVLVGNLLSKMNGTPLMGTYDGYTACPIVTGYGSLILAEFDYTLNPRETFPFDQSQERYSMYALKAYVLPRMYWHGMLKGRA; encoded by the coding sequence ATGTCGCAAAAAGACACTTATCAGCTGGTAATTGTCGGTGGCGGAACTGCCGGCATTACGGTAGCAGCACAACTAAGCAGGATCAGTAATCCTCAGAAGATTGCCATAATTGAACCTTCAGAGAAACATTACTACCAACCAATATGGACACTGGTTGGTGCAGGGGTATTTCCCCGGGAGGCATCAGAAAAGAACACAAAAGACGTCATACCCCCGGGGGTTGTCTGGATAAAGGACAGGGTTGTCCGGTTTGATCCCGGCAACAACTATCTCACTACGGAAACAGGAAAAACCATAGAATACCAATACCTGATTATTGCAGCCGGAATTCAACTTGATTGGGACAAGATTCCCGGTCTTAAGGAATCGATCGGGAATAACGGGATGTGTAGTAATTATTCATACCATACTGTCAATTCAACATGGGAAAGTATCCGCAATTTTAAAGGCGGTAATGCCATCTTTACCCAGCCAAACACTCCTATTAAGTGCGGCGGGGCGCCACAGAAAATCTGTTACCTGGCAGAGCACTATTTCCGGAAGTCAGGTGTACGGGAAAAGAGTTCCCTTACCTTTGCACTTCCTCAAGGGGTTATTTTTTCCGTGAAAAAATATGCAAATGCACTTGTGGAAGTAGCCAAAAGGAAAGGAATTGACGTTCGGTATCAGCATAATCTTGTAGAATTACGACCGGATAAAAAGGAGGCAGTCTTTAAGAAGACGGAATCCGGTGAGGACATCGTCATGAAATACGACATGATTCACGTTACCCCGCCGATGAGCGCCCCCGATTTTTTAAAAAAAAGTCCGCTTGCCGGTGAAAATGGATGGGTGGACGTACATAAAGATACTCTGCAACATAACCGTTTTAAAAATATCTTTGCAATTGGTGACTGCAGCAGCCTTCCCACGTCAAAGACCGCTGCGGCCATCCGGAAACAGGCGCCGGTACTTGTCGGAAACTTATTGTCAAAAATGAACGGGACGCCATTGATGGGCACCTACGACGGTTATACCGCCTGTCCCATTGTCACCGGATACGGAAGCCTCATTCTCGCCGAATTTGACTATACATTAAATCCGCGGGAAACTTTTCCTTTTGACCAATCGCAGGAACGTTACAGCATGTATGCCTTGAAAGCGTATGTTTTGCCAAGGATGTACTGGCATGGTATGTTAAAAGGACGAGCATAA
- a CDS encoding tetratricopeptide repeat protein — MTTKKLAGTIIGSFAMMTVLFQACCSAKEGAVTTEGKGKTQAETRLGRVDVPDELYKQGLHYAQYGLFDEAIEMYQKALAKNPRYPDVYNKLGIAYTQKGLFDKAIEAFQKAIEQKPSDVEAYYNLGSAYFDRGSFDNAITAFQKTIQLNPEYRSAYSLLGIAYTKVGKYDEAIQMLKKRIDFDPGLAIAHSNLGIVFSMKGMDQEALAEYNKALEIDPGHETALYNIGLLYDKAGNTDKAIHYYNRTVELNVSNADAQCRLGKNYMKNKQYDEAIDAFQTAAMANPDNVEIYNDLGNAHKAKGMEKEAEGYFSLYKKKSKKMK; from the coding sequence GTGACTACGAAAAAATTAGCGGGTACAATAATCGGCAGCTTTGCTATGATGACGGTATTGTTTCAAGCCTGTTGTTCGGCAAAGGAAGGAGCAGTTACAACAGAAGGTAAGGGGAAAACGCAAGCTGAGACCCGATTAGGCCGGGTTGATGTCCCTGATGAGCTCTATAAACAAGGTTTGCATTATGCACAGTACGGTCTTTTTGACGAAGCGATTGAGATGTATCAAAAAGCGCTTGCCAAGAATCCCCGTTACCCGGATGTTTACAATAAACTTGGCATTGCATACACACAAAAGGGGCTGTTTGACAAGGCCATTGAGGCGTTTCAGAAGGCGATCGAACAAAAACCCAGCGACGTTGAAGCTTATTACAATCTCGGTTCAGCGTATTTTGACCGTGGGAGCTTTGATAACGCTATTACGGCATTTCAAAAAACCATTCAGCTAAATCCCGAATATCGCTCTGCCTATTCTCTCCTGGGGATTGCTTATACCAAAGTCGGTAAGTACGATGAAGCAATTCAGATGTTGAAGAAGCGGATCGATTTCGATCCAGGTCTTGCTATAGCTCATTCGAACTTAGGCATTGTGTTCTCAATGAAAGGCATGGATCAGGAAGCCCTGGCGGAATATAATAAGGCGCTGGAAATTGACCCGGGACATGAAACGGCGCTCTACAATATTGGTTTGTTATACGATAAGGCGGGAAATACCGACAAGGCTATTCACTATTACAACAGAACGGTTGAACTTAATGTTAGTAACGCAGATGCCCAGTGCCGTCTTGGTAAGAATTATATGAAGAACAAACAATACGATGAGGCAATCGATGCCTTCCAGACGGCGGCAATGGCGAACCCGGATAATGTTGAAATTTACAATGATCTGGGAAATGCTCATAAAGCAAAGGGCATGGAAAAAGAGGCTGAGGGATATTTTTCTTTGTATAAAAAAAAGTCAAAAAAGATGAAATAG
- a CDS encoding DUF1641 domain-containing protein: protein MEYSKTNEPALQDNRDVHKIMELLTPLSVRIDSLERSLSTIDAFIKKLPAMLAITTDIADEFYRNAAASGIDIEERLKKSASLLVQLTDPKKIDALSHFMNTLDAMTPLLKQFEKVPDILAMIVDSLDELCKGTERSGIDFERIMGQGKDAVAQLNELIKSDGLKALMNSGILNPKSVNIVAQAGCVLAECKEDRPKKMGIVGLIKAFGNGDIQCALGFLINFCKRFGRLLKDKEL from the coding sequence ATGGAATATAGCAAAACAAACGAACCTGCATTACAAGACAATAGGGATGTTCACAAAATAATGGAACTTTTAACACCTCTATCCGTGCGTATTGATTCTCTGGAGAGATCATTATCAACCATCGATGCTTTTATCAAAAAACTTCCTGCGATGCTGGCGATAACAACCGATATTGCGGATGAGTTCTATCGCAATGCTGCAGCATCAGGTATTGATATAGAAGAACGTTTGAAAAAATCAGCTAGTTTGTTAGTCCAGCTCACCGATCCCAAAAAGATCGATGCCCTTTCTCACTTTATGAATACTCTCGACGCCATGACGCCCCTCCTGAAACAATTCGAAAAAGTGCCCGACATCCTGGCAATGATTGTAGACTCACTTGATGAACTGTGCAAAGGTACAGAACGTTCAGGAATCGATTTTGAACGGATCATGGGGCAAGGAAAAGATGCAGTTGCACAATTGAACGAACTCATCAAATCAGACGGATTGAAAGCGCTCATGAATTCCGGTATTCTGAACCCGAAGTCGGTAAATATTGTGGCACAAGCCGGCTGCGTACTTGCTGAATGCAAAGAAGATCGTCCGAAGAAAATGGGAATAGTAGGACTGATAAAGGCGTTTGGAAATGGCGACATACAATGCGCACTCGGATTTCTTATCAATTTTTGCAAACGATTTGGTCGTCTGCTCAAAGATAAAGAATTGTAA
- a CDS encoding transglutaminase-like domain-containing protein, with the protein MNWQKTVPAVLVVCILFSGCTILHKETRDTSALLSHAVTRDIQAGIETHIEEQNRLGGGHFILSFRGKELKLKLVRVHTEYLATLETGVHFACVDLACADGTVYDVDFFLSGDPGEMIVTETTVHKVNGKPLYVWKQRSDKTWHRVALDKATPELLGVITGRDEFEFVYRAFLPEINDSAALWLPLPSSDGFQTISVKAIDVPARYKILLEPEYGNRVLFMKLGPEHSGQAVTMRFQVQRLEKGVYDAGTFDEKKYLQPESLMPDEQMFRDLADSIVDGKTGDLVRARALYDYVIDNVRYARFGSGWGQGDAIYACNARSGNCSDFHAFFIALCRSIGIPARFAIGAAIPSERNEGGIDGYHCWAEFYTEGRWWPVDISEANKCSSLASYFFCHHPANRIELSRGRDLKPDPRPVSGPINFLVYPVLEIGGKPAQAKVVFAFSRNPAGRP; encoded by the coding sequence ATGAATTGGCAAAAGACAGTACCGGCAGTGCTGGTTGTCTGTATACTCTTTTCGGGCTGTACTATACTGCATAAGGAGACACGAGATACGTCCGCGTTATTATCTCATGCCGTTACCAGGGACATACAAGCAGGAATTGAGACCCATATCGAAGAGCAAAATCGCCTGGGTGGCGGCCATTTCATATTATCTTTTCGAGGTAAAGAACTCAAACTGAAGCTGGTGCGCGTCCACACCGAGTATTTGGCCACGCTGGAGACAGGCGTGCATTTCGCGTGCGTTGATCTGGCTTGCGCTGATGGGACGGTATACGACGTGGATTTTTTTCTTTCCGGTGATCCGGGTGAAATGATTGTGACCGAAACGACCGTTCACAAGGTTAACGGGAAACCTTTATATGTATGGAAGCAGCGGAGTGATAAAACGTGGCACCGTGTCGCCCTGGACAAGGCAACACCGGAATTGCTGGGTGTAATCACCGGCAGAGATGAATTTGAGTTTGTCTACCGGGCATTCCTGCCAGAGATCAACGATTCTGCCGCTCTGTGGCTGCCTTTGCCGTCATCAGATGGATTTCAGACCATCAGCGTCAAAGCGATAGATGTCCCTGCCCGATATAAAATTCTGCTTGAGCCTGAATATGGCAACCGGGTTCTTTTTATGAAACTTGGCCCCGAACACAGTGGTCAGGCTGTCACCATGCGATTTCAGGTGCAGCGTCTGGAAAAGGGTGTTTATGACGCGGGAACTTTCGATGAGAAAAAATATCTTCAGCCGGAATCTCTTATGCCGGACGAACAGATGTTTCGCGATTTGGCCGATTCAATTGTAGACGGCAAGACCGGCGACCTTGTTCGCGCAAGGGCGCTTTACGATTATGTGATCGACAATGTTCGGTATGCCCGGTTTGGCTCAGGCTGGGGCCAGGGAGACGCCATCTATGCCTGTAATGCGCGCAGCGGGAACTGTTCCGATTTTCATGCCTTCTTTATCGCCTTGTGTCGGTCAATCGGTATTCCGGCGCGTTTTGCCATCGGGGCGGCAATTCCTTCCGAGCGTAATGAGGGCGGCATTGACGGCTATCATTGCTGGGCTGAATTTTACACCGAAGGCAGGTGGTGGCCGGTGGACATAAGCGAGGCCAATAAGTGCAGCAGCTTGGCGTCGTATTTTTTTTGCCATCATCCGGCAAACCGCATTGAACTGAGCCGCGGCCGCGATTTGAAACCAGACCCACGGCCGGTATCAGGCCCAATCAATTTTCTGGTATATCCGGTGCTGGAAATCGGCGGGAAGCCGGCACAGGCAAAAGTGGTATTTGCATTCAGCCGGAATCCTGCCGGTAGGCCATGA
- a CDS encoding metal ABC transporter permease: MEQFLEILSPQFLLKNSLYAGLIVGFVCPQVGIFFVLRRMVLLGIALPQVSNAGITFAFLLHTIGFHFLPHMESEKFMALTGSVTFTLVAIFILAVLERRRKGFTENRIGFTYSIAGAVSILFVSWNPYGQTEVLSLLKGEIVSIPDIYLWLMLAIYGAVFLCLVGFHRSFIVVSYDSDMATTIGKKVIIWDVLLYLIIGVVISFGVMTVGPLVIFGFLLIPAITARMITRGIFLFCVVSSIIGVVAAFFGFYLSYRFDLPTGPTDVVVLSAILLLSFLGKMVFSWKR; this comes from the coding sequence ATGGAACAATTCCTGGAAATACTGAGCCCGCAATTTCTTTTGAAGAACTCCCTCTATGCCGGATTAATTGTTGGATTTGTGTGTCCGCAGGTGGGGATATTTTTTGTATTACGCCGTATGGTACTTTTGGGCATTGCCTTGCCTCAGGTATCAAACGCGGGAATTACCTTTGCTTTTTTATTGCACACGATAGGATTCCATTTTCTTCCCCACATGGAATCTGAAAAGTTTATGGCGTTAACCGGTTCTGTGACCTTTACCCTTGTCGCCATATTTATTTTGGCCGTCCTCGAACGGAGACGGAAGGGTTTTACCGAAAACCGCATTGGATTTACCTATTCAATCGCGGGAGCGGTTTCCATATTGTTTGTTTCGTGGAATCCTTATGGGCAAACGGAGGTGCTTTCCTTGCTCAAAGGAGAGATCGTTTCCATCCCGGATATTTATCTATGGCTGATGCTTGCCATTTATGGCGCCGTTTTTCTTTGTCTCGTCGGGTTTCACCGCAGCTTTATCGTGGTGTCCTACGACTCAGATATGGCTACCACGATTGGCAAAAAGGTAATCATCTGGGATGTTCTGCTCTATCTTATTATTGGAGTCGTTATTTCGTTTGGGGTAATGACCGTCGGTCCGCTGGTCATCTTTGGTTTTTTGCTGATACCGGCAATCACCGCCAGAATGATCACGCGCGGAATATTTCTCTTTTGCGTCGTCTCCTCAATCATTGGCGTTGTTGCCGCCTTTTTTGGCTTTTATCTTTCATATCGTTTTGACCTTCCCACCGGTCCCACTGACGTTGTTGTGCTCAGTGCAATTCTCTTGTTATCATTCCTTGGAAAAATGGTTTTCTCATGGAAAAGATAA